From the genome of Pseudomonadota bacterium:
ACGGGTGCCGGGCGCGCGCTCTGATACGGGTACGTCAAGCCGGGTAAAGGGCGGATAAAGCGTCCGTTTTGTTGCCGATGTAAACATCGCAGCGGGGATTCGAGCAATTGTGTTCACATCGCGGCAACAAGTGCCGCGAGGCTTTCACTCGTCCTCGAGGATGACGACGTCGGTGCTGCGGCCCTGGCCAGCGGTGAGCGAGCGCATGGCCTTCTGCACGCGCACGTTGCCAGCCACCAGGCGGGTCCACCCCTCATTCAGGTCGGCGACGCTGCTCGTGCGGGCGAAGTCACGCATGCGATGCAAGCCCTGCAGGCTCTCGCTCAACCCTCGCTGCACCTCGTTCGCCACCGCGCGGGCAAAGGTATCGCCCTCGAGGGGGGTGTTCAGGGTCTCGAGCCCTGTATCGACCTGCGCGCGCACGCGCGTGACCTCGGACTCGACCGCGTCGAGCACGCGCTTCCACTCCGCGGGGATGATCTGTCCTCGCGCGATGGCCTCACAGGCGTCGTACAGCTTGCCATATGCCTCGGGCACCAGAACAGAGCCGCCTTCGTGCTGCTCGAGGGCACGCATCTCTGCCTGCCAGTCATCGTGACAGTCGAACATCTCGGCGGTCAGATCACGAAGGTGGGTGGAGCACTGTTCGACCGCGGCTTCGTCGAGGGCGGCCACGGCGGTATCGAGGGCGTCGAGCGCGGCGGCATTCTGTGCGTACAGGCTGCGGATGCGATCGACGATGGCTTCCGCGTTCCCCCCAGGCGGGACGCTCTGGGACTGGGTCTCGAGATCGCTTCGCGCCTGCTCGAGACGAGCACGCTGCGCGGCCACCGCCTGTCGCCCACCGCGCACATCGTCATCGCGCACGGCCTCGAGCGCAGCCTCGAGTGTGGTCTCGAGGTTGTTCGAGCGGCGTTTGGGCTCGGATCCTGATTCGACACCACGAAGCGTCTGGCGCAGCGCACCGAGCAACTCGCTCTTTGAGTCCATGTCCCGGGGATTCCACCGCCGCGGTGCCTTATCCTGTTCAGTGCAGGCGGTTCACGGGTGCGCGCGGTTCACAGGGTGGCCTCGCTCCTTCCTGACGACACCCACGTCTGCCACATCGTTGACAAACGTTCGAGCCTCGTGTATACTCACGTGCGTGTTGCGCGACCCTCGTTTTCGCGCAAACCCCGACTTCGTCGGGAGAATCCCCCAAGCCGCGGAGATGGCGGAACTGGCAGACGCGTACGTTTGAGGGGCGTATGGGCAACCGTGAGGGTTCGAGTCCCTCTCTCCGCACCACAGCCTGAAGCTCGCGCAAGCGGGCTTCTGTGCTTCCGTGGAGGTGTATCGGCAAATGCCGCTGACCATCTGGTGGGTGTCGAGCACGCCTGCGGGTGACAAGCTGGGCGCGCTGGCGGCGGCCCAGACCCACGTCGAGCTCACCATGCCGTCGTGGCTCACCGCGCCGCTCGAGCCCTTGCGATGGTTCGATGTCGCCCTCTCTGTTCTGCCGCATCGCGCCCTCAGCCTCACGGCGCTTCTGCTGCTCTCGCTCCTGCTGTCGGGGCTTGTGCGGCGCAGGCGCGGCTGGCGCGCCGTCGTCGCCACGGCGGTGGCGCTCACCCTCACGATGGCCGGGGCGCTCGAGTGTGTGCGTGCCATCGATACCCGTCTCAGCGCGGGGGTCTCCTGGGTGACACCCGATACCGCGCCGTTTCGCCTTGCCAATCTTCACGCCCACAGCCAGGCCTCCGGGGGTGCCCTCATGCCGGAGGACCTCGTGTCCTGGCACCATCAGCGGGGGTTTCGCGTGCTCGCCATCACCGACTCGAACGGCATGCGCGCCGTCGAGCGCGCGCAGGCCTGGGTGGCGGCGAGCGGACTGCCCATGGTCATCGTTCCCGGCGAGGAGTATCGCGGCACCACCCATCTCCTCATGTTCAACCTGCGCACCCCCGTTCTACCGGCGGAGCACGGCGTTCCGGAAGCTGTCGCGGAAGCCCGTCGACAGGGGGGGCTGGTCATCGCTGCCCACCCGTGGACCGCGGATCGCTCGCCGTCCGCCCTCGTCGATGCAGGTGTGGGCGGGTTCGAGGTCACGAACGGCAGCTGGATCGCCGACACCGAGACCCAGGCGCTGGCGAGACAGAAGGGGCTTGCGCTGACGGGAGATCTCGACTACCGCGAGGGGGCGACGCCCATGTGCGCCACCGTGCTGCCGCTCTGGGCCGATACGCCGGCGCGGGTTCAGCAGGCGCTCGAGCGCGGTGAGTGCGCCGCCCTCTACCTGGCCAGTCGGGTGAGTCACGGGAACTGGACCCGTGGCATGCCCGCACGCTTCGCAAGGAGCATGTTGCGTCTCATCGATGAGCGCCTCGCCATGTTCCTCGTCGGTGTGCTCTTCTGGGCGCTGCTGCTGATCGCTGCCCGCGTGTACGTGCGGTGGCCGTCGTGCCCGCTCCCTGCCCGCGGGGCGCTGGTGTGTGTGCTCGCGTGCACGGGGGTCACGGCGGCGTTCACCCTCTGGTGCGTGTGGTGGCAGTTCCGCGTGGGCTGGTATCCCCGTACCGAGTGGGCGATGGCGCTCTGGGCCGTGGCCACGCCCGTCGCGTGGTGGGCGCTCTCCGCGGTGCGCCCTGCCGAGGAGGGGAACGGCGGCTGACGCTGTCGCGGGTACGGCTTTCGCAGGCGCTCCCCTCGGTGTCAGGGCGGCGGTGCCAGGCGGGCGTGCTTCTTCAACCGCAGGCTGTTGAGAACCACCGACACGCTCGAGAACGCCATGGCGGCGCTGGCCACCATGGGTGACATGAGCGAATGGGTGAAGGGATACATCACGCCGGCCGCCAGCGGAATGGCGATCACGTTGTAGGCAAACGCCCAGAACAGGTTCTGCTTGATGGTGCGCAGGGTGACGCGTGAAAGGGCGATGGCCGAGACCACGCCGCGGAGATCGCTCCCCACAAGGGTCACGCCAGAGGCTTCGATGGCCACGTCGGTTCCCGTTCCGATGGCGATGCCCACGTCGGCCCGTGCCAGTGCGGGGGCATCGTTGATGCCATCGCCCACCATCGCAACCCGATGCCCTGCCTCCTGCAGGGCGGTGATGCAGGCGAGCTTGTCGCCCGGCAGCATCTCCGACTGCACCTCGTCGGTTCCCACCGCGCGCCCCACGGCTTCCGCAGTGCGTCGCACATCGCCCGTCAGCAGAACCGTGCGCAGTCCCATCGCGCGCATCTGTCGAACCGTTTCAGCCGCCTCGGCCTTCACGGGATCGGAGACCCCGAGCAGGCCGGCGAGGAGGTTGTCGACTGCCACCAGCACCGGTGTTCGTCCCTCTTCGGCGATGGCTTCAGCCTTCTGTCGGAGCGGCGTGGTGTCAACGCCGCACGCGTCGAGCCAGCGCGCGCTTCCGACGCGCACCGCCCTTCCTTCGATCTCGGCCTCGATCCCCTTCCCGGGGAAGGCCTCGAAGCGTGTGGGTGCTGTGCGGGCGATGCCACGTGACTCGGCGGCACTCACGATGGCCTCGCCCAGCAGGTGCTCGCTGCCGGATTCCGCCGAGGCCGCGAGGCGAAGCAGATCACGCGCATCGCGCTCAGGGTCGGTCTCTGCAGGCGCTCGGTCGCTTTGATCGACGTGCGCGTGGAGCGGTTCCGGGATCACCACATCGGTGAGGACGGGGCGTCCCTCGGTGAGCGTTCCGGTCTTGTCGAGCACCACGACATCGAGGCGTCCTGCGGTCTCAAGGGCCTCTCCGCTCTTGAAGAGCATTCCATGCTCGGCTCCGTGGCCTGTCGCCACCATGATGGCGGTGGGTGTGGCCAGTCCAAGGGCGCAGGGGCACGCCACCACGAGCACGGAGACCGTCGACGTCACCGCGAGGACCAGTCGCGCGTCCGGCGGGGCGAGCACCATCCACGCGATGAACACCACTGAAGCCACAGCCAGCACCGCGGGGGTGAACACCGCGCTCACCTCGTCGGCCAGTCGCGCAATGGGAGCGCGGCTCCCCTGGGCCTGGGCCACCAGTCGAACGATCTGGGCAAGGGTGGTGTCGGCTCCGACTCGGGTGGCGCGAACGCGAAGCGCTCCGGTGCCGTTGAGCGTGGCGCTGAAGACCGACGCCCCGGGCGCCTTGTCGACCGGTCGGCTCTCTCCGGTGAGCATCGATTCGTTCACTGACGATCTTCCTTCGACCACCTCGCCGTCGGTCGGTATCTTCTCGCCGGGGCGCACCACGAAGAGGTCTCCGATCACCAGATCGCTCACGTCGACCTCGATCTCTTGATCTCCCCGCACCACGCGGGCAGTGGGAGGCGCCAGCTGCATGAGCCGGCGTATGGCTTCGCCCGCCCGCCCTCGGGCGCGAGCCTCGAGGCTTCGGCCGAGCAGCACGAGGGTGATGATGACGGCCGCGGCTTCGAAGAACACCGGAGGGGCGTGTCCCCCGTGGGTGGAGAAGGCGGTTGGCATCAGGGTGGCCAGAGCAGAGAAGATGAATGCCGCCGAGGTTCCCAGGGTCACCAGCGTGTTCATGTCGGCCGTGCGATGTCGCAGCGCCGCCCAGGCGGCGCGGTGGAAGGGGGCCCCGCACCACAGGTACACGGGGGTTGAGAGCAGCAACCCGAAGAGGTGGTCGCCCGGGAAGTCGAGACGACCGTGTCCCATGGCGACGATCACGACGGGGGCCGAGAGGGCCAGTCCCACCCGCAGGCGGCGACTCAGATCGGCGCGTTCCCGTGCTTCGGCCACGGCGGTGGAATCGAACTCCGCACCCGCGTCGATGGTCTGCGCCGTGACGCCGGTCTGCTCGATGATCCGTCGCAGGGCCATGCGATCGGTGGCACCGGGAAGGTAGCGCACGTCGACGCAGGCGGTCTCCGACCTGGCGGCCTCGAGCACGCCGGGCACCCTCGCGAGCGCGTGAAGCGCTTCGGTGGTGTCGCCCGTGACCCTGAATCGAACAGACACGGGCTCCGCCGTTCGGTAGCCCATCTGCTCGATGCGATCGGTCAGGCGCGCGACCCCGGTGCTCGCGCTGTCGTACTCCACAGTGGCTCGCGCCATCGCGAAGTTCACGTGCGCCCGCGACACCCCCGGCGTCTTGGCAAGCCCCTTCTCGATGCGGCGCGCGCAGGCGGCGCAGGTCATTCCCTGAACGGGAAGATCGACCCGCGCGTTCGCTCCTGACTCGCTTGCGTCGGTCATCTGGGCGTGCCGTGCGGGCTCACCGAGTCGGAACGGGTCGACTCAGAAGTGCACCGGATGCGGCTTCGATTCGTCGAACCCCAGGTCGCGCATCGCCTTCTTGAGGTCGGCGGCCTTGAACCTTCCTTCGTGGCTGAGCTGCACCAGCGTGGCCAGCACCACCGACTCGGCGTCGACCTCGAAGAAGCGGCGCAGGGCCTCGCGGGTGTCGGAGCGGCCGAAGCCGTCGGTGCCCAGCGAGTACAGCGGACGTGGCGTCCAGCGTGCGATCTGATCGGGAACGGCGCGGATGTAGTCGCTGGCCGCGATGATGGGGCCTTCGGTCTTCTCGAGCAGCGAGGTGACGTAGGGCACGCGGCGGGGCTGTTCCGGCGCGAACATGTGCTCACGGTCGGCGTGCATGGCGTCGCGTCGCAAGGCGAGGTACGAGGTGGCGCTCCAGACATCTGCCGCCACGTTGTAGCGATCGGCGAGAATCTCTTGCGCGCGCAGCACCTCGCGAAGAATCGAGCCGCTTCCGAGCAGCTGGGCCTTCGGCGCTCCCTTCTTGAGATCGGTGCGCGCCTCGCGGAACAGGTAGAGACCGCGCAGCACGCCATCGACCACGTCTTCACGCGGAATGGGCGGCATGGCGTATGGCTCGTTCTGCAGCGTCACGTAGTACCAGGTGTCTTCGTTCTCCATGTACATGCGCTTGAGGCCATCTTGGATGATGATGGCGATCTCGTACGCCCAGGCGGGGTCGTAGGCGCGCACGTTGGGCACCACGCTGGCCAGCAGGTGGCTGTGGCCGTCGCCGTGCTGCAGCCCCTCGCCATTGAGGGTGGTGCGGCCCGCCGTGGCGCCCAGAAGGAAGCCGCGGCCGCGGATGTCGCCGAAGAGCCAGGCCTGATCGCCCGTGCGCTGGAAGCCGAACATCGAGTAGAAGATGTAGAACGGGATCATGGGCTCGCCGTGGGTGGCGTACGAGGTTCCCGCCGCGGTGAACGATGCCATGGAGCCGGCCTCGGTGATGCCTTCTTCAATCACCTGGCCGTCTTCGGCCTCGCGATATGAGAGCAGCATCTGCTGGTCGACCGACTCGTACAGCTGGCCTTTGCACGAGTAGATGCCGTACTGCCGGAACAGGGCATCGAGGCCGAAGGTGCGGGCTTCGTCGGGAATGATGGGCACGATGCGCCGCCCGATCTCGGGCAGGCGCAGCAGGTGGGCCAGCAGGCCAGCGAAGGCGCTGGTGGTGGAGACCGGCTGATCGGT
Proteins encoded in this window:
- a CDS encoding copper-translocating P-type ATPase, with protein sequence MTDASESGANARVDLPVQGMTCAACARRIEKGLAKTPGVSRAHVNFAMARATVEYDSASTGVARLTDRIEQMGYRTAEPVSVRFRVTGDTTEALHALARVPGVLEAARSETACVDVRYLPGATDRMALRRIIEQTGVTAQTIDAGAEFDSTAVAEARERADLSRRLRVGLALSAPVVIVAMGHGRLDFPGDHLFGLLLSTPVYLWCGAPFHRAAWAALRHRTADMNTLVTLGTSAAFIFSALATLMPTAFSTHGGHAPPVFFEAAAVIITLVLLGRSLEARARGRAGEAIRRLMQLAPPTARVVRGDQEIEVDVSDLVIGDLFVVRPGEKIPTDGEVVEGRSSVNESMLTGESRPVDKAPGASVFSATLNGTGALRVRATRVGADTTLAQIVRLVAQAQGSRAPIARLADEVSAVFTPAVLAVASVVFIAWMVLAPPDARLVLAVTSTVSVLVVACPCALGLATPTAIMVATGHGAEHGMLFKSGEALETAGRLDVVVLDKTGTLTEGRPVLTDVVIPEPLHAHVDQSDRAPAETDPERDARDLLRLAASAESGSEHLLGEAIVSAAESRGIARTAPTRFEAFPGKGIEAEIEGRAVRVGSARWLDACGVDTTPLRQKAEAIAEEGRTPVLVAVDNLLAGLLGVSDPVKAEAAETVRQMRAMGLRTVLLTGDVRRTAEAVGRAVGTDEVQSEMLPGDKLACITALQEAGHRVAMVGDGINDAPALARADVGIAIGTGTDVAIEASGVTLVGSDLRGVVSAIALSRVTLRTIKQNLFWAFAYNVIAIPLAAGVMYPFTHSLMSPMVASAAMAFSSVSVVLNSLRLKKHARLAPPP